One stretch of Chitinophaga pendula DNA includes these proteins:
- a CDS encoding glycosyltransferase family 4 protein, with translation MRIVLNDHSGHAFTLQLSRQLAQNGFEVLHAYSTSFQSPKGNFEEPDSGYLRLRILPIAVKGQFRKYSLLKRRQQEIEYARQLTAVLDEFRPDVVLSGTTPLFVQEYVQRYCKDHHVKFIYWCQDIYTIAIRQIAWQRLGILGWPIWAYFRSLERRLLRKSDHIVSITEDFNTLFESWQVDLDKVTCIPNWAPITEISLLEKDNQWARAHQLTDKICVVYSGTLGLKHNPSIIASAAEYFRERADVQFIVISEGLGASYLEAEKEKRQLDNLQILPFQDFRQMSQVLATADILMAILEKDAGTYSVPSKVLTYLCAQKPIVLAMPPANLSASIVQRNNAGYCVPPDDATAFCRHIERLLADAPLRQILGQNGRAYAETHFNISRIQDRFLHVFKKALLN, from the coding sequence ATGAGAATTGTATTGAACGATCATTCGGGGCATGCGTTTACGCTGCAGCTGAGCCGGCAACTGGCACAAAATGGTTTTGAGGTACTTCATGCCTATTCTACTTCTTTCCAGTCGCCGAAGGGGAATTTTGAAGAGCCGGATAGCGGGTATTTGCGTCTTCGCATCTTGCCTATTGCGGTAAAGGGTCAATTTAGGAAGTATTCGTTGTTAAAGCGGCGGCAGCAGGAGATCGAATATGCGCGTCAGCTGACGGCGGTGTTGGATGAATTCAGACCGGATGTGGTATTGAGTGGTACTACGCCCTTATTTGTACAGGAGTATGTACAGCGGTATTGCAAGGATCATCATGTGAAGTTCATCTATTGGTGTCAGGACATTTATACGATCGCTATCCGGCAGATAGCCTGGCAGCGGTTGGGGATCTTAGGGTGGCCGATCTGGGCATATTTCCGGTCGTTGGAGCGGCGGTTATTGCGGAAGAGCGATCATATTGTGAGTATAACGGAGGATTTCAATACGCTCTTCGAATCGTGGCAGGTGGACCTGGATAAGGTGACTTGTATTCCTAACTGGGCGCCTATTACGGAGATATCGTTGTTGGAGAAGGATAATCAGTGGGCGCGGGCGCATCAGCTGACGGATAAGATCTGCGTGGTGTATTCGGGGACGCTTGGATTAAAGCATAATCCTTCGATCATAGCATCGGCGGCGGAATATTTCAGGGAGCGTGCTGATGTGCAGTTTATCGTGATATCGGAGGGGTTGGGGGCCAGTTACTTGGAGGCGGAAAAGGAGAAGCGGCAGCTGGATAACCTGCAGATACTTCCCTTCCAGGATTTCCGGCAGATGAGTCAGGTATTGGCGACGGCTGATATATTGATGGCGATATTGGAGAAAGATGCGGGTACTTATTCTGTGCCGTCGAAGGTATTGACCTATCTGTGTGCGCAGAAGCCTATTGTATTGGCGATGCCACCTGCCAATCTGAGTGCCAGTATTGTACAGCGTAACAATGCGGGTTATTGTGTACCGCCGGATGATGCTACGGCGTTTTGCAGGCATATAGAGCGATTGTTGGCGGATGCGCCTTTGCGGCAGATATTGGGACAAAACGGGCGTGCGTATGCGGAAACACATTTTAATATCAGCCGGATACAGGACCGGTTCCTGCATGTGTTTAAAAAGGCTTTATTGAACTAG